The genomic interval CGTGCACGATGCGCCGAAGGAGTCGGCCACCGACAACATCGTCAGCTTCAACGACCACTACGCCTCGACCGCGTGGAACCTGTTGCCGTACTCGATCGCCAACATCCCGACCTGGATCTCGCACCTGCCCACCGCCTACGGCGACGGCATGAACCGCATCATCGAATCGAAGTTCTACGACCTGACCAGCAAGGACTCGACGATCATCGTCGCCAACCTGTCGGATCCGGCGCGGGCCAACACCTGGGTGCAGGACCTGAACCGCAACGCCGAAACCCACAAGGGCAGCACCTTCATCATCGGCAGCGACGGCAATGACCTGATCCAGGGCGGCAGCGGCAACGACTACCTGGAAGGCCGTGCCGGCAACGACACCTTCCGCGACAGCGGCGGCTACAACATCCTGCTCGGCGGCGCGGGCAACAACACCCTCGACCTGCAGCAGTCGGTGAACAAGTTCACCTTCGCCAACGACGGCGCCGGCAACCTGTACGTACGCGACGCCAACGGCGGCATCAGCATCACCCGCGACATCGGCAGCATCGTCACCAAGGAGCCGGGGTTCCTCTGGGGCCTGTTCAAGGATGACGTCACCCACACCGTGACCGCCGACGGCCTGAAGGTGGGCGGCAACGTCACGCAATACGCGTCGAGCGTGAAGGGCGGCGCAGGCGCCGATACGCTCAAGGCGGGCGCGGGCGGCAGTTGGCTGTTCGGCCTTGACGGCAACGACCACCTGATCGGCGGGGCGGGCAACGACGTGTTCGTCGGCGGCGCCGGCAACGACCTGATGGAGTCGGGGGGCGGGGCGGACACGTTCCTGTTCAACGGCGCGTTCGGCCAGGACCGGGTGGTGGGCTTCACGGGCAACGACAAGCTGGTGTTCCTCGGCGTTCAGGGTGTGCTGCCCAACGAGGATTTCCGCGCTCATGCCACCGCAGTGGGGCAGGACACCGTGCTGAAGTTCGGCGCCGATACGGTGACGCTGGTGGGGGTGTCGCTGAGCGGCCTCAGCGCTGACAGCATCGTCATGGCCTGATAGCCGAAAGCCCTGTGGTGAGGGCGCCTGCTCGCGCTGGACTGCAAAGCAGTCCTTATCGAGCGGGCCGCAGCGCGCCCCAGCGGGAGCAAGCGCCCTCGCCACAAGTGCCAGCACTGGCACATTGGAAGTGACCCGTCGGCCATTTCCTGACTCAAACCCCTGCATCAACAGGAACGCGGCACTAAACCCTGCGCACGCGCAGTCGTCATTTAGTGGCCGCCATTGAGTACAGGAGATTCAAACGTGAAACGTTTCAAGGGGTATGTCGTCGTTGCGGGCATGGCGCTGATGACGGCCCAGGCCTGGGCCGATCTGCCTCACAGCTCGATTCTGAGCCGTTACGGGGTCAGCACCGATGAGTTGCCGGCACCGTCCAAGAACGAGCCCGCCGAACCCGTCGAAGAGAAAAGCCGTTTTCAGCTCCAGCCGGAGCAGCCTTTGGTGACCGTGCGCCTGGGCGACGGCAAGCCACCGCAAGAGACCACCGGCAACCTCAGCATCGACAACATGGCCCGTCAGGACCTCGAACGCTGCCAGCGCATGCAGGCCGAAGTGGCCCGGCGCGGCGGCCAATACATCCGTTGCGACAACAGCCTTCCGGGGATGGCGCCGCCGTCGCCGTATTGAGGGCAATGCCCGGGAGCTGCCGCCCGGCAGCTCCTTGCGGGCCGCTCAGTCCTGCTTGCGCACGGTGGCCACTTCATCGCCGCGCACTTTGATCTTGGCGCCGGAAATGTCCTCGAACTCATAGAAACCGTCCTTGGTCTTGGTCTCCGGCATGTCCTTGGTCAGGTACTGGGTGCCGTTCTGCAGCGTCACCACGGTCGGGGTCGAGCAGCCGGCCAGCGCCAGCAGGGCCGCCGCCAGTGAGGCGCCCAGCAGTTTGGTTTTGATTCCCATCGTTTCATGTCCTCGATTCATTCGGTCCGGCCGTTGTCGGCCTTCTTACGCGGTTGGTGCCATCGGGTGCGGAAAAGTTCGATGGACTGGCGAAAAAATCCCGTCGGCGCAGGCCATTGATCCTTTTTCGTTTGCGCCAGGCTTGCCTGAGCTGGTATCTGTACGCATAACCAGTATCCGTACGCGACGGCCCCGACATCACCGTGACAGCCAATCCCCTCGACGATCCGTTCTATTACCTTAACAATTTTCGGCAAGTGCTTGATTGGCTTGAGCTTCGCTATGCCGATGTGATGGACGAGACCGAGCACGCGTTCATCCGCGGCTTCAAGGCGTTGCCCCAGGCCTCCCAGGGCCTGCTGGTGCGGTTGGTCATGCGCAAGGGCGTGCATTTCCGGGCGGGCAAGCTCGGCTACGCGGAGATCGGCGACATCGGCGAGGCGGCGCAGGCGCTGCTGGAGCGGGGCTGGCTCGACGAATGCGCGCCGCTGTCGATGGCCGAGCTGTTCGACGTGCTGCTCAAGGATGAAATCCTGGACGCCTTCGGTCCTTTCATCGACCGGCCCAAAGGCAAGAAAGCCGAGTGGCTGGCGGCGCTGGACGAACGCTTTGCCGAATCGCGCCCGTTGCGCGGCTGGTGCCCCGAGCTGGACGAGCGCCTGTTCAGCCTGACGGTGATGGGGTTGTGCGACCGCCTGCGCCTGATGTTCTTCGGCAACCTGCATCAGGACTGGTCGGAGTTCGTGCTCGCCGACCTTGGCATCTACGCCTACGAGAAGGTCGAGCTCGACGCCGACTCCCGCAGCCTGCGCAGCCGG from Pseudomonas ekonensis carries:
- a CDS encoding polyurethane esterase, which encodes MGVYDYKNFSTAESKALFSDAMAITLYSYHNLDNGFAVGYQQNGFGIGLPLTLIKALIGGTDSQGVIPGIPWNPDSEKAALDAVKKAGWTPITASQLGYDGKTDARGTFFGEKAGYTSAQVEILGKYDAQGHLTEIGIAFRGTSGPREILLRDSIGDVINDLMAAFGPKDYAKNYVGNAFNDLLADVVAFAKANGLTGKDVLVSGHSLGGLAVNSLADLSGDKWGGFFKDSNYIAYASPTQSSTDKVLNIGYENDPVFRALDGSSFTGATLGVHDAPKESATDNIVSFNDHYASTAWNLLPYSIANIPTWISHLPTAYGDGMNRIIESKFYDLTSKDSTIIVANLSDPARANTWVQDLNRNAETHKGSTFIIGSDGNDLIQGGSGNDYLEGRAGNDTFRDSGGYNILLGGAGNNTLDLQQSVNKFTFANDGAGNLYVRDANGGISITRDIGSIVTKEPGFLWGLFKDDVTHTVTADGLKVGGNVTQYASSVKGGAGADTLKAGAGGSWLFGLDGNDHLIGGAGNDVFVGGAGNDLMESGGGADTFLFNGAFGQDRVVGFTGNDKLVFLGVQGVLPNEDFRAHATAVGQDTVLKFGADTVTLVGVSLSGLSADSIVMA
- a CDS encoding YgdI/YgdR family lipoprotein — encoded protein: MGIKTKLLGASLAAALLALAGCSTPTVVTLQNGTQYLTKDMPETKTKDGFYEFEDISGAKIKVRGDEVATVRKQD